One window of the Rosa rugosa chromosome 3, drRosRugo1.1, whole genome shotgun sequence genome contains the following:
- the LOC133735377 gene encoding uncharacterized protein LOC133735377 has translation MATKPKNSTTPGRERRSSTSPASLTKRPTKPTTPDKPSSTSNSSSTAKPVPNYLRSTASSSRQTPSLTKSRSLKKHHVSDNQDSNSPKPTLNRRRSFDKPPSPSGPRKIISPGRESRDPALRSKSFSVKSISNAPKPTSKSVSGTKPQASFAKSSGTSLRRSTSGITSGSSKKESRSSRSTTGSSRAPRSHDITQILNLETNLEALDHHEVGEVDKIESIEEDNSQDLPDPKLAEEDLDDQQQHHASDTDQANGHDTTSVKDAAEESKANVDVNNEEVTQAEKNIDGHHDQVEEVNHISKDHESNDIDHHPEEGSGLTSEETIAEEVIKEKKEDENKNEVDMEVVDGGSNELDPKEGQDGDIKEEAKPEEPEVTETPQAAAATTGNNKKEAAPAYNDVIEETASKLMAQEKRRNKVKALVGAFETVIDHESGSKLN, from the coding sequence ATggcaacaaaaccaaaaaatagTACTACTCCTGGGAGGGAGAGGAGAAGTAGCACATCACCAGCTAGCCTCACCAAAAGACCCACAAAACCAACTACTCCTGATAAACCTTCTTCAACCTCAAACTCATCATCAACAGCAAAACCAGTGCCAAACTATTTGAGATCAACCGCAAGCTCATCACGCCAGACTCCTTCTTTGACCAAGTCCAGGTCATTAAAGAAACATCATGTCTCTGATAATCAAGACTCCAACTCCCCAAAGCCTACACTAAATAGAAGAAGATCCTTTGACAAGCCACCATCACCTTCAGGACCACGGAAAATCATCTCCCCAGGAAGAGAGTCAAGAGACCCAGCACTTCGATCTAAATCTTTTTCAGTTAAAAGCATCTCAAATGCTCCAAAACCCACCAGTAAATCTGTATCTGGAACCAAACCACAGGCTTCGTTTGCAAAGAGTAGTGGCACTAGTTTGAGGAGAAGCACTAGTGGTATCACTTCTGGTTCAAGTAAGAAGGAAAGTAGAAGTAGTAGAAGTACTACTGGTAGTTCAAGAGCTCCGAGGAGTCATGACATAACACAAATTCTTAATCTTGAAACTAATTTGGAAGCTTTAGATCATCATGAAGTTGGAGAGGTGGATAAGATTGAGAGTATTGAGGAGGACAACAGTCAAGACCTTCCGGACCCTAAATTAGCTGAAGAAGATCTTGATGATCAGCAGCAACATCATGCTTCAGATACTGATCAAGCTAATGGTCATGACACTACTTCTGTTAAAGATGCAGCAGAGGAATCAAAAGCAAATGTGGATGTCAATAATGAAGAAGTTACTCAAGCAGAGAAAAATATTGATGGTCACCATGATCAAGTTGAAGAGGTTAATCACATTAGCAAAGATCATGAAAGCAATGACATTGATCACCACCCAGAAGAGGGTTCGGGTCTGACAAGCGAGGAAACAATAGCTGAGGAGGtgatcaaagaaaagaaagaagatgaaaaCAAGAATGAGGTGGATATGGAAGTCGTTGATGGAGGAAGCAATGAGCTTGATCCAAAGGAAGGGCAAGATGGAGATATCAAAGAAGAAGCAAAGCCTGAGGAACCAGAGGTAACAGAAACGCCGCAAGCGGCTGCTGCTACTACAGGGAATAACAAGAAGGAGGCGGCTCCTGCATACAATGATGTGATTGAGGAGACTGCGAGTAAGCTGATGGCCCAAGAGAAGAGGAGGAACAAGGTCAAAGCTTTGGTTGGGGCTTTTGAGACTGTCATAGATCATGAATCAGGATCCAAATTAAATTAA
- the LOC133737951 gene encoding uncharacterized protein LOC133737951: protein MGRVRSSSLVSHLKRAVKKVRLILLGLKLQRWRVGSILGCGATKRRCLSFNDRLGLQGCIEEVDTSDDQNSSHLRRVHSTISRSSSIDYQDVDQRADAFIANFRRQLRLERQVSLELSYCRKESF, encoded by the coding sequence ATGGGTAGAGTCAGGAGTTCGTCACTTGTTAGTCACCTGAAGAGAGCAGTGAAGAAAGTGAGACTCATTTTGCTTGGCCTTAAACTACAAAGGTGGCGTGTAGGTTCAATTCTTGGATGTGGTGCAACTAAAAGGCGGTGCTTGAGCTTCAATGACAGATTGGGTTTGCAGGGCTGCATAGAAGAAGTTGATACATCTGATGATCAGAATAGCTCCCACTTGAGAAGAGTTCATAGCACAATCAGTCGTTCTTCTTCGATTGATTATCAGGATGTTGATCAAAGGGCTGATGCATTCATTGCTAATTTTCGACGGCAGCTCAGATTAGAGAGACAGGTTTCTCTGGAGCTAAGCTACTGCCGGAAGGAGAGTTTTTAG